The Cloeon dipterum chromosome 3, ieCloDipt1.1, whole genome shotgun sequence genome includes a region encoding these proteins:
- the LOC135940029 gene encoding uncharacterized protein LOC135940029 — MDTSSKRKFSLDSKSSSSGHQYDLRFTRRKLNNNYKWCCCGLATFLTFMLLASLAVYWAYETMEDEEQTLLTFRANFRVTSGDAFEPSLVDTNSTVYRKKTRGYKELINLLVRRSEHRVGFVGTEILALDGVDEKGMAVHFRLHYDRDHANVSSEQLRILFHKLVNRTQTVRSEHFNRLIIDPESIFIGEPGMNDEDEIPRSFMSDQSVQIVVSTTTTEPPPTCTMSKLSYCNHENITVYPNVFGHRNQEQVTDDLVRFREIVDSECHPLGAFNFVCKLLQPACEDPFNVTLPLTCFSECESFMDNCKERLSEDLQQRIDCEQEEIFDRDC; from the exons agttCATCATCAGGCCACCAGTATGATCTGCGCTTCACGAGAAGAAAGCTGAACAACAATTACAAGTGGTGCTGCTGCGGGCTGGCCACATTTTTGACCTTCATGTTGCTGGCCTCCCTGGCCGTCTACTGGGCAT ATGAAACAATGGAGGACGAGGAGCAGACGCTGCTGACGTTCCGGGCCAACTTCCGCGTGACGTCAGGCGACGCGTTCGAGCCGTCGCTGGTGGACACCAACTCGACGGTGTACCGCAAGAAGACGCGCGGCTACAAGGAGCTGATCAATCTGCTGGTGCGCCGTTCGGAGCACCGCGTCGGCTTCGTCGGCACCGAGATCCTGGCGCTCGATGGCGTCGACGAGAAGGGCATGGCGGTGCACTTCCGCCTGCACTACGACCGCGACCACGCCAACGTGTCCAGCGAGCAGCTGCGCATTCTCTTCCACAAGCTTGTCAACCGCACGCAGACCGTCCGTTCCGAGCACTTTAATCGGCTCATCATCGACCCGGAGAGCATCTTCATTGGAG AGCCTGGCATGAATGACGAGGACGAAATTCCAAGATCTTTCATGTCTGACCAGTCCGTGCAGATCGTCGTGAGCACAACGACGACTGAGCCACCCCCGACGTGCACCATGTCCAAACTCAGTTACTGCAATCACGAGAACATCACCGTTTACCCCAACGTTTTTGGGCACAGGAATCAAGAACAAGTTACGGATGACCTCGTTAGATTCag AGAAATTGTGGATTCCGAGTGTCATCCATTAGGTGCATTCAACTTCGTGTGCAAACTGCTGCAACCAGCCTGCGAAGACCCTTTTAATGTGACTCTTCCACTGACGTGCTTCTCCGAATGCGAGTCCTTTATGGATAATTGCAAGGAACGTTTGAGCGAAGATCTGCAACAGAGGATCGACTGTGAGCAGGAGGAAATTTTCGACCGAGACTGttaa